From Nitrospinota bacterium:
TCGTGGGTCTGGTTCATGATCAGGTAATACACCAGGCAGAACGCGAGAGTATAAAACAGGATACGATGAACTTTCAGGATCTCGGCTGTTTTCTTCATGAACGCCATAAACAATCCAAGAAAGATGTTGGGAATATAAAATCCAATCGCAGCCACCACCCAAACCAGTGACGGCGACGATGTTATTTTCTGGATTATTGTGGGTTCCATAGAATAGAAAATATCAAGAAGATAAATCGCATACTAACATGAATCTAAAAGACCGAAAAGTAGTCATCACAGGGGCCGGAGACGGCATAGGCCGCGCTCTTGCCCTCGCCTTTGCTGAAAAAGGCGCAGTGGTTGCCGGTTGCGCAAGGAGCCAGGACCGCCTGGTTTCCCTCGCCAGTGAAATAAAGGGAGAAGGGCACTTTTTCTATTCTGCCGACCTTGGCACAGCAAAAGGTGTTGAGGATTTTCATAATAACGTAATGAAACAACTGGGCGAAATCGATGTCCTGATCAATAATGTTGGAGCAATTTTAAAGCTGGCAAACTTTTATGATCTCACCGATCAGGACTGGGAAGACTCGTTTCAGATCAACTTGATGTCTGCAGTTCGGCTGAGTCGGTACTGCATTCCTTCCCTGACAAAATCAACCTGCGCACGGATCATAAATATTTCATCGATTGCCTCTTCCAATCCGCAGGAAGTGTTTCCCCATTACAGCGCCATGAAGGCAGGACTCTCGAATTTAACGGTTTCATTAGCTCAGACCCTGGCAGCAGAAAAAATTCTGGTCAACTCTGTGTCACCCGGCCCGGTATGGAGTAAGTCATGGGAAGACGAAGCAAGAAGCTCAGGATCCGATTTTGAAAAGGTCAAAAAAGAAATCATGGAACAAACCGGAAAAACCGTTCCCCTAAATCGTATGGGAATGCCTGAAGATTTAACCGGGCTGGTCTTGTTCCTGGCTTCTGATTTATCAGGCTGGATTACAGCTACCAACTTTACTGTCGATGGCGGGGTCACACGAAATCCATTTTAATCAGGAAGTATATGTTAACTCGAAAGACAAAAGTTTTAGCGAGCGCGTTGCTGTCCTGCGTTATTATTTTTTACCTGCTTGCCGGATGCTCGGTTTCCCGTTCAAAAAATCCTGAAAAGGTCCTCGTAAATCAAGACGCCCCTATCTTTGACAAACGGTTTAAGTCTGTCTCATTGACAGATATCAACCTGGAAAATTTTTGGGACCATGCCGATGCCTCCGATGACCGCGAACCGGTTCCATTAGACAACCACACTTTTTCCCGTGTTACCGGGAAAGTCAAACAGGCGGTAGTAAACATTTACACCATCCGACTTGAGGAACGTGATGCCAGGTTTGGAATAGCCCCAAATGATCTTTTGCCAATTCGAATTCCCCTGGTTTCTTCCATTCTGGACATCATCCCCTTCCAGGTTCCCATTCCATATAAAGAAGAAGGGTTCAGCCTGGGTTCAGGGTTCCTGATCAATCGGGAAGGATACATTCTGACCAATGCCCATGTGATTTCCAACTCTGTCAACATTCGTGTGGTGCTGTCTGAAGGGAAAAAAGAATACCCGGCAAAAATTATCGGGATCGACCGCATGACCGATACCGCTCTCATTAAAATTGAGCCGGATTTCATTCCCGTGGTTTTACCTTTAGGGGATTCAGACAAACTGAAAATGGGCGAAGTGGTTCTGGCTATGGGGAATCCGCTTGGATTCCAGCATTCGGTCACATCCGGACTGATCAGCGCCAAGGAAAGAATGAACCCACACGCTGGAGACCGCTACAACAACTTTTTGCAGACCGATTCAGCCATCAACCCGGGCAGCAGTGGTGGACCACTTGTTAATCTTCATGGGGAAGCGGTTGGAATCAACACGGCTATTATTGAACAGGCACAATTGCTGGGATTCGCGATACCTATCAATATCGTTAAAGGTGTCATGGGCATGTTGATCACCGGAAAAACGGAAAGAGGATGGTTCGGAGCACATGCCGTCCCAATCACTCCCCAGAAAGCCGCTGAATTAAACTACCTGGAACCGGATGGAATTGTTATCAAAGAAGTGGAAAAAGACAGTCCCGCTGAAAAGTCCGGTTTGAAAGTAAATGACATTATCACCGAGTTTGAAAAACAACCAATCACCAATCTCGCGCTTTTACAAAGAAAACTTTTGACTCTCGTACCCGGACAGGAAATACATTTAACGATCTTCAGGGATGAAAAAACCTTTGAGGTTTCGAGCATCCTGGCTCATAAAAATTCTTCAGAAAATATAGAAAATGAACCAACTTCATGAGCATTAAGCGGATCACTGAAAATTAACCTTTACCGCGGCCTGCTTGCGTTTTAGATAAACTAGAAGTATTCTCCCGGTAGAAATGGCCTTAACAATTCGTCATTTTTGAACTATCCAACAACTAAAAATAAAATATCTTAATTATGTCTATTAACCCGCAAATTTTTCGTGAATATGATATCCGCGGTATCGTTGGCAAAGACCTCACCCCCGAAACCGTTCAACAAATAGGTCAAGCTATTGGCACTTATATAAAACGCCAGGGAGGAAAATCTCTGGTAGTGGGACGCGATGTTCGATCCAGTTCCGTGGAGTTCCGGGATATCTTAGCCCAGGCACTGAATTCGACAGGCTGCGATGTCGTGGACATTGGAATGGTCCCCACACCTGTTTCCTATTTCGCGCTTCACCACCTTGAGGCCGATGGCGGTGTGATGATCACCGGCAGCCACAATCCTCCAGAGTTCAATGGCTTTAAAATCAGCCTCGGCCAACACAGTTTATACGGCAAAAAAATTCAGGAACTCAAGGGCCTGATTGAGGCTGATGATTTTGAAACCGGAACGGGAAAAACCGACCAGACAAATGTGTTGGAACCTTACATGGATAACATTTGTTCGATCATCAATGTTCCCAGAAAAGTGAAAGTTGTGGTCGATGGGGGTAACGGGTGTTTCGGAATTACTGGTCCACAACTTTTGAAAAAGCTTGGTCTGGACCCCATAGAAATTTTTTGCGAACCAGATGGCACCTTCCCCAACCACCACCCCGACCCGACCGTAGAGGAAAACCTGGCAGGGCTGATCGAAAAAGTTCGCTCGGAAAACGCGGAACTCGGTATAGGNNNNNNNNNNNNNNNNNNN
This genomic window contains:
- a CDS encoding SDR family oxidoreductase is translated as MNLKDRKVVITGAGDGIGRALALAFAEKGAVVAGCARSQDRLVSLASEIKGEGHFFYSADLGTAKGVEDFHNNVMKQLGEIDVLINNVGAILKLANFYDLTDQDWEDSFQINLMSAVRLSRYCIPSLTKSTCARIINISSIASSNPQEVFPHYSAMKAGLSNLTVSLAQTLAAEKILVNSVSPGPVWSKSWEDEARSSGSDFEKVKKEIMEQTGKTVPLNRMGMPEDLTGLVLFLASDLSGWITATNFTVDGGVTRNPF
- a CDS encoding trypsin-like serine protease, whose translation is MLTRKTKVLASALLSCVIIFYLLAGCSVSRSKNPEKVLVNQDAPIFDKRFKSVSLTDINLENFWDHADASDDREPVPLDNHTFSRVTGKVKQAVVNIYTIRLEERDARFGIAPNDLLPIRIPLVSSILDIIPFQVPIPYKEEGFSLGSGFLINREGYILTNAHVISNSVNIRVVLSEGKKEYPAKIIGIDRMTDTALIKIEPDFIPVVLPLGDSDKLKMGEVVLAMGNPLGFQHSVTSGLISAKERMNPHAGDRYNNFLQTDSAINPGSSGGPLVNLHGEAVGINTAIIEQAQLLGFAIPINIVKGVMGMLITGKTERGWFGAHAVPITPQKAAELNYLEPDGIVIKEVEKDSPAEKSGLKVNDIITEFEKQPITNLALLQRKLLTLVPGQEIHLTIFRDEKTFEVSSILAHKNSSENIENEPTS